A region from the Lytechinus variegatus isolate NC3 chromosome 6, Lvar_3.0, whole genome shotgun sequence genome encodes:
- the LOC121417837 gene encoding angiopoietin-1 receptor-like has protein sequence MVSNQFVLLLVRSLHRDNLVTGFKMNSNKLFGIAFLLNLYGACVGVYISTTSRGYTSTETGEPFFDCYHGYRSAPDLRAVVFIGRYVYTYNYIHDPANGDPPPSVSFMAGNPSTQVYRVNLDTSQHSSYGVFYCAAMLNGEYSAVPTIFLRSDAKFLPLSGRFTKTVNKGDVNVTVDFTEVTPSSTATKEWRFNGTTNPHETISQNTIFASLTVYTIVGEVDTSYKGVYELHLGGERGLARAGLQRLIVRACPAGRYNEHSGCTNFCSSCYNGGICHDQTGDCICPPGFQGVSCEIACGGNRFGRNCEYRCDYDVSDDKKACSGLQVCVPDPYGCSCTPGYKGLDCTTECEAGEFGASCTETCHCVSGECDRFTGVCKGSSSDCESEWTGVNCQECVLGRCGPNCEPFTVEYEKANRGQYSNFFCQLNGEKFISTAAPVVNIYRKLGSGNFTRENIISLGTTSPGRFIFLVFDVNVGEKFACSIHDVNECWSESLTADGEFTQPELRSSPVVTRRSNESITLMWDAWDAATDIGDPPLQRYRIYYRVDDPEEQEQEVTSRSDPLAPSETVTGLSPDTDYVFAVVAVRPGVGGQGPRLEVQGTTKCSPPFGLVQSINVSSSSLSRTLNIKWKNPTSDANCRSGLTGVRIYWNSVEVSTVSRGSIDVPLNVSMGFDLSLPEPYTTYIITMAILNRDSEGDMSQPLLAMTAEDSKPSRII, from the exons ATGGTTTCTAACCAGTTCGTGCTGCTACTGGTCAGATCTCTACACCGTGATAATTTGGTGACTGGCTTTAAAATGAATTCCAATAAGTTGTTTGGAATTGCATTTCTGCTGAATTTATATGGAG CATGTGTTGGTGTTTATATATCTACTACCAGTCGAGGATACACAAGCACGgagactggtgaacctttcttcgACTGCTACCATGGCTACAGAAGTGCTCCTGATTTGAGAGCAGTGGTTTTTATAGGGAGGTACGTCTACACTTACAATTATATCCATGACCCTGCTAATGGCGATCCACCTCCAAGTGTTTCTTTCATGGCTGGTAATCCATCGACTCAAGTCTACAGAGTAAATCTTGACACAAGTCAGCACAGTTCGTACGGAGTCTTCTACTGCGCTGCAATGCTTAATGGAGAATACTCCGCTGTACCAACAATTTTCCTGAGATCCGATG CTAAATTTTTACCTCTTAGTGGCAGGTTCACAAAGACAGTCAACAAAGGTGATGTGAATGTGACTGTTGATTTTACTGAGGTCACCCCTAGTAGTACAGCTACCAAAGAATGGAGGTTTAATGGTACAACAAACCCTCATGAAACTATATCTCAGAACACGATCTTCGCAAGTTTGACAGTCTATACAATAGTAGGGGAAGTGGATACATCATATAAAGGTGTTTACGAACTTCATCTGGGAGGTGAAAGAGGACTGGCAAGGGCTGGACTACAAAGACTAATTGTTAGAG CATGCCCGGCTGGTCGCTATAATGAACATAGTGGTTGCACCAATTTCTGCTCATCGTGTTATAATGGAGGAATATGCCACGATCAAACCGGGGATTGCATCTGTCCGCCAGGATTTCAGGGCGTTTCTTGTGAAATAG CATGCGGTGGAAATCGCTTTGGTCGTAACTGCGAGTACCGATGTGACTACGATGTATCAGATGATAAGAAGGCATGTAGTGGTCTTCAGGTTTGTGTACCTGATCCCTATGGCTGTTCATGTACACCAGGATATAAAGGATTAGACTGTACTACAG AATGTGAAGCAGGTGAGTTTGGAGCAAGTTGTACCGAGACATGCCATTGTGTATCAGGAGAATGTGATCGGTTTACTGGTGTCTGTAAAGGAAGCTCCTCTGATTGCGAATCAGAATGGACTGGGGTAAACTGCCAAG AATGCGTTCTGGGAAGATGTGGTCCTAATTGCGAAC cATTCACTGTTGAATATGAAAAAGCTAACAGAGGACAGTATAGCAATTTCTTTTGTCAACTAAACGGAGAGAAATTCATTTCTACGGCTGCTCCAGTGGTAAATATCTACAGGAAATTGGGCAGTGGGAATTTTACGCGGGAAAATATAATATCACTCGGAACTACATCACCCGGacgttttatttttcttgtatttgaCGTTAACGTTGGAGAAAAATTCGCCTGCTCCATCCACGACGTAAACGAATGTTGGTCAGAGTCTCTTACGGCTGACGGAGAATTCA CCCAACCAGAGCTTCGTAGTTCCCCCGTGGTAACCAGAAGGAGTAATGAATCCATCACCCTCATGTGGGATGCCTGGGATGCAGCAACAGATATAGGTGATCCTCCTCTTCAACGTTACCGTATCTATTATAGAGTCGACGATCCAGAGGAACAGGAGCAAGAAGTGACGTCACGATCTGATCCTCTAGCTCCATCTGAGACAGTGACTGGTCTAAGTCCGGATACAGACTATGTGTTCGCTGTAGTAGCAGTTAGACCAGGTGTAGGGGGTCAGGGACCTCGACTGGAAGTCCAAGGTACAACAAAATGCTCAC cgCCCTTTGGTTTAGTGCAGTCTATCAACGTTTCATCATCTTCTCTATCTCGAACACTGAACATCAAGTGGAAG AACCCTACTTCGGACGCTAACTGCCGGAGTGGATTAACGGGCGTTCGAATCTATTGGAACTCAGTGGAAGTTTCAACGGTATCCCGAGGATCCATCGATGTTCCTTTAAATGTTTCTATGGGTTTTGATCTGTCTTTGCCAGAGCCATACACCACTTATATTATCACTATGGCTATTCTCAATCGTGATTCAGAAGGTGATATGAGTCAACCATTATTGGCTATGACTGCAGAAGATAGTAAGCCGAGTAGAATCATTTAA
- the LOC121417838 gene encoding MAM and LDL-receptor class A domain-containing protein 1-like, with amino-acid sequence MKMPSTISCLIYLAFSLSMIKADSSVPDFDCDFEASFCGWVVDQAGDIQWTRLSGPTPTPDTGPSSDHTSGKGYYIYTETGDMDYGATATLTSPSIPPLGVDGACVTFWYHMLGSYIGTLTVYNPVNNERWKKTGNQGNMWLQGNVWLEPSPSDTQLGSQARATTPR; translated from the exons ATGAAGATGCCTTCGACGATAAGTTGTCTCATCTATCTGGCCTTCTCGTTGTCCATGATCAAAGCCGATAGTAGCGTACCGGACTTTGACTGTGACTTCGAGGCGAGCTTCTGTGGCTGGGTTGTGGATCAAGCAGGTGATATCCAATGGACAAGGCTCTCAGGACCAACGCCTACTCCAGATACTGGACCATCATCCGACCATACATCAGGCAAAG GAtactatatttacactgaaacCGGTGATATGGACTATGGAGCAACGGCGACCTTGACGTCTCCATCTATTCCTCCACTGGGAGTGGATGGTGCTTGCGTGACGTTTTGGTATCACATGCTCGGTAGCTACATAGGAACATTGACGGTGTACAATCCAGTTAATAATGAACGCTGGAAGAAAACGGGTAACCAAGGTAATATGTGGCTGCAGGGAAATGTCTGGTTAGAACCGTCCCCTTCAGATACCCAG cttggatcaCAGGCACGGGCCACAACGCCCAGATGA